The following coding sequences lie in one Apium graveolens cultivar Ventura chromosome 1, ASM990537v1, whole genome shotgun sequence genomic window:
- the LOC141707167 gene encoding secreted RxLR effector protein 161-like: MEYKLHLHADAKGVTVNPTQFQSIVGGLQYLVHTRPDIAYVVGIVSRYMERPTELYMNALKRICRYVKGTIHYGLMYTGGRVNYILSGFSNSDLAGSGDDRKITGGMVFYLDENLITWVSQKQRCVALSFCDAEFMAAKTAKCQEIWL; this comes from the coding sequence ATGGAGTATAAGTTACACCTACATGCTGATGCAAAGGGAGTAACAGTCAACCCAACACAGTTCCAGAGCATTGTGGGAGGGCTTCAATATCTTGTGCACACACGACCGGACATTGCATACGTAGTGGGGATAGTAAGTCGATACATGGAAAGACCAACCGAGTTATATATGAATGCTTTGAAAAGGATTTGTCGATATGTGAAGGGGACGATACACTATGGTTTGATGTACACAGGAGGACGTGTGAATTATATTTTGTCAGGATTTTCAAACAGTGATTTGGCAGGAAGTGGGGACGATAGGAAAATCACCGGAGGGATGGTATTCTATCTCGATGAAAATCTTATAACCTGGGTATCTCAAAAACAGCGTTGTGTTGCTCTTTCATTTTGTGATGCCGAATTTATGGCGGCAAAAACTGCTAAATGTCAAGAAATCTGGTTATAG